GGAGAATAAGAAAAATAAATAATGGCAATTATCTTCTTCAGTTATAGTAAGTAAGTGAACAAAAAAACAAAGGTGTGTAAAGATACAGCGGTTCTTGATTGAGTGAGTTACATGAACCCCACCCCCAACCCCCTCCCCGCTCTTCGAGAGGGGGCTATGATGTACCTCATAACAGCGGGAAGTGCTGTAACATCGCTGTTGAGAAGTTTAGGCATTATGGAAAAAGTGCAAAAGCCAAGGTTTATATATGTTTTTTCTTCCTAAATATCGCTCATGAGAATGGCAACATCTTAAACTAGATTTTACATACCTTTAAATTTTTCTGTTCACCTACTTACAGCGGTTTGCGCTCTTATGAGGTACATCTTAGCCCCCTCCCCGCAAGCGGGGAGGGGGTAGGGGGTGGGGTTCATGTACCTCATAACATCGGGAAGTGCTGTAATCTTCATAAGTTCTTACGAGGATAAATATGGCACTTTACTTAGATTCAGCTATTACCGCAGAAGCCGAGATCGTTAAAAAATGGGGTTGGGTAAAAGGTATCACCACCAACCCCACATTATTAGCGCAAGCTAACACCCCAGCAGAAACCACCCTGAAAACATTAGTTTCCTTAACTTCAGGCCCGGTATATTATCAACTCCTCGCTTCAGAACAAGAGAAAATGATAGCTGAAGGTAGAAAAGCTTTTCAAATAATTGGTTCTCAAACCATCTTGAAAATACCCGCCACACCCCTAGGATTTGAGGTAGTAGCCATACTATCAGCAGAAATCACCTGTTCCGTTACTGGTATTTATAGCCCCACACAAGCTGCAATTGCCAAGGAAGCGGGGGCAAAAATCGCCATAGCTTATGTGAATCGTGCTGAACGCTTATTAGGAGACGGTATTGCCTTGGTACGAGATATGGCCATCATTCTCAAGGGCAGTGATGTGGAAATTTTAGCAGCTAGTATCAAGTCACCAGCGGAAGCAGCCGCGTCTCTTCAAGCCGGTGCGAATCATCTCACCTTACCTTTACCAATGTTGACAGCCATAGCCACCCATGAATTTTCTGATCAAACCGTGATTGATTTTGCGACTGGAGGAATTGGTTTAACAATTTAACTTGATAGCCAAAAATCCTAGATAGAGAATACAGTTAGTGAATCAATGAAGGGTTTCACCCCTCATCCTTAAAACCTTGATTTTGCATGATCAAAGTATGATAAAATCGGTTTTATAGTCGTAAATTAAATGCCTTGAAAACCTGTAAGATTAAGTCATATTAGGGATGATGGGTGTGACCCCCTATTAATTATTCCCGGAAAATATAGATTAAAAAACTGTTAGATATGAACAAATAAAAAATTTTAAAAGAAATGCCAAATTGGCAACCATGATGAAACGAACCAGGATAAATTATATAAAGACAAGGGCAAACAAGAGAGCGGTTAAGAGGCTGAATCAATTAACTTCACCCTCTTGTAGAGGTTGTCTCAGAATTAAATAGAATTAGTATTTGCTGCATAGGAATACCTGCTAAGTATAGACGTTATCGTTAACCTGCAAATTACCCCCCTAATTAGCGGTTTTCGTCTGTATTAATAAAATTCCTAATCGCTTCAGCAGCAAATGGTAGAGTGGGAGAGAAAGGCGCTTGGTAATGCCTCCTCCCACTCTCTTTTTTTTGGGTACTAGGAGTCACCGAGTCAGTAGGGGCGTATAGCAATACGCCCGTACTGAACCACCTATCCCTGACGGGACCGGAGGGATATAGGAGCGTTCGCGGAGCATTAATTCATTAATTTTCTTGGAGAAATATAATGTAATCAACTATTTGTTGTTTACAATTAAACAGGGTAGTATCATAATAAGTCAAGCGAAGAGATTTGCCGGAATTTAAAACTATTACAATCCAGTAAAACTGATTCTCTATTTGGATATTTTTCCCAAATCTATTTTTTAAGTTAAAGGCAGAATTACGGGATTTAATCAGTGCAGTTTCAATTTCATCTAGGGGTAATTCAATCACTCCATGAGAAAATAAATTCCGTTGTTGTAAGGTAATGCGACGACGTGAAGAATTAAAACTAATTGTTAATACTTCATGACAATTATCAATATCTAAAACTAAAAGACTAATAAATACACCGATAAATAAACAAAAACAAGCTGATGGCCAGTTAGCAAACAAACTGAAGAATATAGCCATAATTGGCGCAACTGAATGATACAGGATGTTTTCTTGGGAATATTCTTCCAGTCTGTATATTTTTCTGATTTTTGGCAGCATATTTGTCCTAACTACAGCAATCCCTCTTCCATGTTTTATACATTATCGTAAGAAGAGGGATCATCAGTAGTTAAACGGCAACTTTCTCCTCAAGGGGTTTAAAAGTTTTCTTGGTTGCACCGCAAAGGGATCATCAGTAGTTAAGCGGCAACTTTCTCCTCAAGGGGTTTAAAAGTTTTCTTGGTTGCACCGCAAATCGGACAACTCCAATCGTCAGGAATATCTGCAAAGGCTGTACCTGGGGCAATTCCTGAATCAGGATCACCTGTAACAGGATCATAAATCATACTGCATTGTCTACAAACCCATTTTTGAGTTTGCGGATCTTCACCCGCAACTCTGGTGACTGCCTCTCCACCATTTAATACTTCTAAAGCTTCAGTGTAGCGATCTGCGTGATAATTTTCAATGAATTTGAGCAATCCAAACCGATGGGCTGCGGTGCGAAATGTGTTAGCGTGATCACTAGATTCTTGAGCTTGTTTGAGAAATTCTTCGGCTGCGGGATCATCTCGATCATTGGCAGCAGCAGCAGCAAATTCAGGATACATTGTAGTGTATTCATAGGTTTCACCTTCTATCGCTAAAGATAAACAACGAGAGATAATTTCCCGTTTTTGTTCATCAGTTAAAACTGCTGCATCTTTCACTACAAGTTCTGGATGTAATAACTCAAAATGGGCAAAAGCGTGTTCAGTTTCTTGATCTGCTGTTTCTTTAAAAAGTTTCGCTAAATCGGAAAACCCTAGTTTACGTGCTACCGCTGCAAAAAATAGGTATTTGCGATTTGCCATTGATTCCCCACCAAAGGCTGATTCTAGATTTTGTAGTGTACTAAAATTGGACAAATCCATAATTTGTGAATGCTAATGAGAGGTTAATATATAATATTAAACCACAGACTTTAAGCTTTGGTTAACAATGATTACTAACGAATTATCAAAATGCGCCGAGATTATTGCCAAACAACGGCAATTTTTTCAAACTGGTAAAACTAAGGATGTTACCTTTCGGATTGCCCAACTCAAAATACTAAAACAATTAGTAATTGAGAATAAGGAACTAATTATCCAGGCATTAAAAGCAGATTTACATAAACCAGAATTTGAAACTTACGCTACAGAAATTGGTGTGACTAAAGAAATTGATTATGCCCTCAAGCATATCAATAATTGGACAAAACCAAAAAAAGCCGCCGTTCCCTTAAACTTGTTTCCCTATTCGGCAAAGATATATCCAGAACCGTTAGGAGTAGTCTTAATTATTGGCCCTTGGAATTATCCCTTTCAGTTAATTATCTCACCTTTGGTTGGGGCGATCGCTTCGGGAAATTGTACCATTATTAAACCTTCGGAACTTGCGCCTCATACTTCCAATTTAATCACAGAACTTATTCATAAATACTTTTCTTCAGAATATATTGCAGTCGTCCCTGGAGCAGTAGAAACTAGTCAACAGCTATTAGCAGAAAAATTTGATCACATCTTTTTCACTGGTGGTACAGCCATTGGTAAAATCGTTATGGAAGCTGCTGCAAAACACCTGACTCCAGTTACTTTGGAATTAGGAGGAAAAAGTCCTTGTATCATTGATACAGATATTAATTTAGAACATACTGCCAAACGCATTACTTGGGGAAAATTTATTAATGCTGGACAAACTTGTATAGCTCCTGATTATCTTTTGGTAGATCAAAAAATCAAACCAGATTTAGTAAATGCTTTGCAAAAATGTTTAAAAGAATTTTATGGTGAAAATTCAGCTATAAGTCCAGATTATGCCAGAATTATTCATCAAAAGCATTTTGACAGATTAACTAATTTTCTCAAATGTGGTGAGGTTATTATTGGTGGAGAAACTAACCCGGAAGAACTTTATATTGCTCCCACTCTTCTGAAAAATGTTTCTTTAACAGATACTGTTATGCAGGAGGAGATTTTTGGGCCAATTTTACCAATCATTGAATATACAGATATCAATGAAGCTATTACCTTAATTAACTCTAGACCAAAACCCCTGGCTTTATATTTATTTTCCCAAAACAAAAACTTGCAAAAACGCATTTTACAGGAAACATCATCTGGGGGAATATGTATTAATGACACCGTAATGCAGGTTGGTGTTTCTTCCTTACCATTTGGGGGTGTGGGTGATAGTGGGATAGGTAGCTATCACGGTCAAGCTAGTTTTGACACTTTTTCCCATTATAAAAGTGTTTTGCAAAACTCATTTCCCTGGGATATAAATTGGCGATACGCACCCTATCAGGGTAAATTATCGCTTTTGAAAAAAATCCTTGGCATTTAAGATATTAGGAGTCAGGAGTCAGAATGAATTTTGTACGAATAATGTATGGATAATCGGGCTTAATACCACCACCAAATCGTAGATTCGGTGGTATTCAATCAGTCCTGCGTCAGAATCCTCCACTGATTGATTCTGACTCCTGATTCCTGACTCCTGACTCCTGAATTCTTCTTCAAGATTCTTCTGTTTGTTCTTCCTCAGTCGTCGGATAGACGAAGTTAGAACGACCACTTAAAATGGATTTACCGAGGGAGATAGCTTTTCGCGCTTCAACAACAGCCTTATGTCTCCAGGTAGCGCGGCGTTTATCTCGTTTAGATTTTGATGTTTTCTTCTTAGGAACAGCCATGACAGCGGTATATCGTAATTCTTGACAACCTTCCTATTCTAAGCGATCAATTGACATTATGGAACTATCAAAAGAACTGTTATCCAAATTATCGCTGATTAGAGGCTGGCGTTGTAGCTGCTGCTGGAGTGGTGGTCAACTGTTGGTCAAATAACAGTAAAAAGCGGGCTGTTTTGAAATAAGTTGTCCAACTTTGGGGATCGGGGCGTTCTTTCCATTGAGGACGACTGACATCTAATGATAAGATTGGTGCTATCGCTCCCTGATTTTGTGCTGAAATAATGACAGATACTTCTGTTACTAAAATATCTTGGTCAAAGCTCCGTTGAGTTGTAGCTCTAGCAGCAGCTTCTGCCCTTCTCAGCACTGTTTCATAGTTTTCCTCTGGTAAACGGTCTATCAGTACATCTACTCTGGCAGTGTAAGCTTGCACAATTTGCGGAGCGATCGCTTCCGTTGTTAACCATAAAGGAACTGCTAGTAATAGCCAAATTCCACTCTGAAAAATCCAGATTTTTTTGCTAATTTGGCTCATAAATGCCAAGGGGATCACTGAAAATGGTTGTTTTGTATAAATTCTGAACATAAACTTGTAGCTCCTGAGTAATCGATCATGGAAATCGAGTGCAAGTATTTTACGATTATTTATGTTGTATAAACTACAACTAATTTCAGCAATAAGTGAACGTTAACTAAACTATAAGAGAACTCCACAAAAAAAATAATCCAATCTTCTGGGATGGGCATCCTGCCTGTCCTTGTATTATTAGCAGGCAAGATGCCTGCACCATAAGATAATTTAGGATATTGTTTTATTTGGAAGTCTCTAAAAAATAAGTTAGCTTTGTGGTTAACGCCCCATGCTAACAGCAATTTCAGGCAAACAACAACCGACAAAGAGCGGGATGGTAAATTACTGGGCGATCGCCATCGGCATTAATCAATATCAATTATTTCAACCTCTCAGTTGCGCTCAAGCCGATGCCGAGGCAATCAGAGACTTTCTATTGTCACAAGCAGGGTTTTTACCCGAAAAATGCCTGTTAATGACAAACACTTCACCCCCCATAGGAGAACAATCCTCCTATCCAACAAAAGAAAATATTCTCTCGTTGATAGAAGGATTAGCAGCCACATTTTGGCAGCCAGAAGACTGTTTGTGGTTGTTCTTTAGTGGCTATGGAGTTAACTACAAAGAACAAGATTATTTAATGCCAGTCGCAGGAAATCCTGATCAAGTTCCCGAAACTGGTATAGAAGTGCGATCGCTCATGCAGAGTCTCCAAGTTACCGGACTCAATATCTTACTCATCTTTGATATTAACCGCGCTTTTGGGACTCAAGCAGATGCACCCGTAGGCCAAGAAATCATTGAATTAGCTCAAGAACTGCAAATGGGGGCAATTATTTCTTGTCAACCCGAAGAATTTGCCCATGAAAGCACAGAATTAGGTCACGGTTTCTTCACAGCAGCATTATTAGAAGCTTTGGGTTCGGGAAAAGGATACAACTTCTCCGATTTAGCCGCTTATCTGAGTTATCTTACCCCTAAACTTTGTCAACACCACTGGCGGCCGGTGCAAAACCCTATCACTGTGATTCCCTCGACCCAGCCAGTTATTCTCCCCACGTTGACATTAGATGAAAACTCAGCAGCACTAATTTTCCCAGCCGAAAGTTTTGCTGTTAACCGTACCTTACCCCCTCAAGAAAATAGCGCCTCTAGCAATACAGACAAAGCTTGGTGGAGAGAAAATGCCTCAGTCAAGACTACTTTAAGCCCGATCACAATTGAGAAACATTTAGCACTCCCGACAGTCTCAGTGTCAGTTGTTGAAAGCAATCACACCTTAGCGACTTCCCCACAATCTCAGTCAAAAGGTAGATTTATTCCCAATCTCACCACAGCCGGCACCTATCCTTCAGATCAGTCTGAGCCACCAATTTGGCAGCAATTTATGATTTGGGGCGGCGGTACTATGGTGGTAGTAGGTTTAATTGCCACATTTTTACTCCGTAATCCCGACAGTTTTCGGTTTAAAAATTTATCAAAAACAGTATCTATTAATAGGACTAGCAAATTTCAATTTCCCCAAATATTTCCTATTCCTCAAAATCCTAGTAATGCTAAAATTAGTTTAAATACAGACTCTAATAAACGTAATCAAGCGATTTTAGAGCTAAAAAAAATGTCTCTTGTCCCTACTCAACCTAGTCATTTAAGTATTGCGATCGCTAAAACTCAGAGAATTCCACCGGACGCACCACTATACGCCAAATCTCAGGAAAATATTCAGGTTTGGTGTCAAATGATTTTAGAGTTAGCACAGGCACAAGCTAAACAAAGAAAATATGAAACTGCTATAGCAACTACTCAGTTAATTACCAAAAAAGAGCCACTTTATTCTCAAGCTCAAACAGCTATTCAAAAATTGCAACTAGAAGCCAAGCAGTATACAAGTAATAAAACTCTCTTAGATGCAGCTAAAGCTTTAATAATTCCTGAACAAGCATCTACCTATAATCGCGCTATCGAAGTTGCTAAAAAAATCCCAAAAGGACAACCTGGGTTTGAAATTGCCCAAACATCAATTAATCAATGGAGTGAAAAAATTTTAAATTTAGCTAAAATCCGTGCCACTCAAGGAGATTTTAGCGCCGCTATCGCCACCGCTACATTAGTCCCAAAAATAACGATTGCTTATGAAGATGCCCAGGATGCTATCCAAAAATGGCAACTTCAAAAGAATTAGTCAGTAGGGGCGCAGGGCCTGCGCCCAGTTATTCGCCCAGTTATTAATCAGTTGTAAAATTTTTCACTCTTATCTATTACCCATTAGCAATACTGGGAAATATCTTCGCCACAGGTATCAGCCAGATAACACATCGCTCTAAATCGCAAACCTACTACTTCTTCGTATAAAGGATTAAGTTTACACATTGGGGGAATGTGAAATAGTGTTTTACCAAAAACTTTGACATCACGCTCAAATGGACACTGAGCCGGAATGTATTTACACAGGCGATGAGCTAATTGGCGATCGCTTACTTGGATGTTATCTAGCCAATTTCGGAAAGGGCGCAAAAAATTCCAAAAAGGCTTGATTGCCACATAGTGCAGCGGAGTAATATCAGCTTCACTAGCTTCCACTTGATGTAAACAAATCCAACTTGTTAAGAAAATATTTTTCTTGATATTTTTAGATACTTTCACGGTAATTCCTCTTCTTTTATGAGGGTATTCACCTTATTGATGAATATATAATATGACAAGAACCTGAACAAAAAAACAGTATGATTACGGGAATTATGTAAAAGTTGTAATTAACTGCTTCCTATGATTGAATCTATATGTTAATACGTCACTCAGATCCCAATTTCCCAAAAAACAATACTTGATTTATTCAATCTCACTACTAACGTAACACAGTTAAAATTGTAGTGAGGACATCTGCCTTTAGACATGATTTCTCTTAACTGCAACAAAACTTATTATAGCAATAATTACCAATAATTGAGATTAATAAAAATATTCGCAAATAGCTAAATCTAGACCGTGATTTTGACTAAACTTGCCATTTATAGTGCTTTTATCTTTAACCTATCCAGGTTTAGTCCTCTCGGCTGGCTTTCTCAATGACACCATAACCCTAATATTTACACCCCTTACCTTAAGTCTAACTCTATCTTTAGGCTTAAATCCCATTGCCTACTTATTGTCCGTAGCAGGTGCGACTAACATTGGTTCTGTAGTCATACATAGATCTCTAGTAAAAGAGTAGTCAAACCTTATTCTTAGAGACTTCCACACAAAAAATATCCCAAATTCTTTTGTGGTGCAGGCATCTTGCCTGCTAATAATATCATGAGGGGCCAGATGCTCATCCCACAAGATTGGATAATCTTTTTTTATGGAGTCCTCTTAGAGACTTCCAAACAAAAACGCAAAGAAGCTAAAAAACAACTTTGCGTTTTTGTGCCTTTGCGTGAGCTAATCTTTAGAGAACTACACAAAAAAGATTATCCAATGTTGTAGGATGGGCATCTGGTTCCCTCCTGATATTATTAGCGGGCAAGATGCCCGCACCACAAGAAATTTTGGGATATTTTTTTAATTGGAAGTCTCTTAAGAAGCTACAGCAGTAGAACGAGTGCGTCGTCTTCTCCCATCAGAAACCTTCACAGCAGGTTCTTCAGGGATTTGCATTAACAGAGTCAAAGCAGGTTGACATTGCAACTCTCTCCGCATTGAACGCGCCAACTCCCGCTCTAAAGTTTCCTGCAATCCACCCCAATCTGTATCTGCTGGCTGTCCTTCGAGGGGAGAAAACTCAGTCCAACGAACGCCGAGAATTTCTTCAATGCGTTGTTGTACCCATTTTTGCAAGAGCGATCGCTCGATACTTGTCACCACACCTTGCATATGAAGTTCTGGTTTAGCCATTAACTTACCACTCCAATCAATAGCAGCAGCAATAGTTACAGTTCCTTCAGAAGCCATGCGTTGGCGTTCTTCTAATACCTTAGAACTAACCATGCCAGAACTAGAAGTATCCACCAATTCAATTCCAGATGCCACTTTCCCAGCCACGCGGATAGAAGTTTCTGTCAACTCTATGACATCCCCATTTTGGATAATGATCATATTTTCCGCTGGGATGCCCATACTTTGAGCAGTT
The window above is part of the Dolichospermum sp. DET69 genome. Proteins encoded here:
- a CDS encoding transaldolase; amino-acid sequence: MALYLDSAITAEAEIVKKWGWVKGITTNPTLLAQANTPAETTLKTLVSLTSGPVYYQLLASEQEKMIAEGRKAFQIIGSQTILKIPATPLGFEVVAILSAEITCSVTGIYSPTQAAIAKEAGAKIAIAYVNRAERLLGDGIALVRDMAIILKGSDVEILAASIKSPAEAAASLQAGANHLTLPLPMLTAIATHEFSDQTVIDFATGGIGLTI
- a CDS encoding rubrerythrin family protein, with the translated sequence MDLSNFSTLQNLESAFGGESMANRKYLFFAAVARKLGFSDLAKLFKETADQETEHAFAHFELLHPELVVKDAAVLTDEQKREIISRCLSLAIEGETYEYTTMYPEFAAAAANDRDDPAAEEFLKQAQESSDHANTFRTAAHRFGLLKFIENYHADRYTEALEVLNGGEAVTRVAGEDPQTQKWVCRQCSMIYDPVTGDPDSGIAPGTAFADIPDDWSCPICGATKKTFKPLEEKVAA
- a CDS encoding aldehyde dehydrogenase, which encodes MITNELSKCAEIIAKQRQFFQTGKTKDVTFRIAQLKILKQLVIENKELIIQALKADLHKPEFETYATEIGVTKEIDYALKHINNWTKPKKAAVPLNLFPYSAKIYPEPLGVVLIIGPWNYPFQLIISPLVGAIASGNCTIIKPSELAPHTSNLITELIHKYFSSEYIAVVPGAVETSQQLLAEKFDHIFFTGGTAIGKIVMEAAAKHLTPVTLELGGKSPCIIDTDINLEHTAKRITWGKFINAGQTCIAPDYLLVDQKIKPDLVNALQKCLKEFYGENSAISPDYARIIHQKHFDRLTNFLKCGEVIIGGETNPEELYIAPTLLKNVSLTDTVMQEEIFGPILPIIEYTDINEAITLINSRPKPLALYLFSQNKNLQKRILQETSSGGICINDTVMQVGVSSLPFGGVGDSGIGSYHGQASFDTFSHYKSVLQNSFPWDINWRYAPYQGKLSLLKKILGI
- a CDS encoding 50S ribosomal protein L32, giving the protein MAVPKKKTSKSKRDKRRATWRHKAVVEARKAISLGKSILSGRSNFVYPTTEEEQTEES
- a CDS encoding caspase family protein produces the protein MVNYWAIAIGINQYQLFQPLSCAQADAEAIRDFLLSQAGFLPEKCLLMTNTSPPIGEQSSYPTKENILSLIEGLAATFWQPEDCLWLFFSGYGVNYKEQDYLMPVAGNPDQVPETGIEVRSLMQSLQVTGLNILLIFDINRAFGTQADAPVGQEIIELAQELQMGAIISCQPEEFAHESTELGHGFFTAALLEALGSGKGYNFSDLAAYLSYLTPKLCQHHWRPVQNPITVIPSTQPVILPTLTLDENSAALIFPAESFAVNRTLPPQENSASSNTDKAWWRENASVKTTLSPITIEKHLALPTVSVSVVESNHTLATSPQSQSKGRFIPNLTTAGTYPSDQSEPPIWQQFMIWGGGTMVVVGLIATFLLRNPDSFRFKNLSKTVSINRTSKFQFPQIFPIPQNPSNAKISLNTDSNKRNQAILELKKMSLVPTQPSHLSIAIAKTQRIPPDAPLYAKSQENIQVWCQMILELAQAQAKQRKYETAIATTQLITKKEPLYSQAQTAIQKLQLEAKQYTSNKTLLDAAKALIIPEQASTYNRAIEVAKKIPKGQPGFEIAQTSINQWSEKILNLAKIRATQGDFSAAIATATLVPKITIAYEDAQDAIQKWQLQKN
- a CDS encoding Mo-dependent nitrogenase C-terminal domain-containing protein gives rise to the protein MKVSKNIKKNIFLTSWICLHQVEASEADITPLHYVAIKPFWNFLRPFRNWLDNIQVSDRQLAHRLCKYIPAQCPFERDVKVFGKTLFHIPPMCKLNPLYEEVVGLRFRAMCYLADTCGEDISQYC